A window of Pedobacter lusitanus contains these coding sequences:
- a CDS encoding haloacid dehalogenase, with product MKYQDHINTKQAFVFGLDDVLYPVKDYQLQVYYLFAQFIEYGEQLDAGEIILFMNETYLKDGAEDIFAKTAAKFELPQKYIINFDLLQQNAKLPLKLLLFAPVLDFLKEIRAAGKPIFLLVDGDPVQQLNKIRQMEWNGLEQFLTVYFSAETGTFEQTLDMLVMKHDLKKKEVLVIGKSLYDNVDKIEFLSVDQL from the coding sequence ATGAAATACCAAGACCATATTAATACTAAACAGGCTTTTGTTTTTGGCCTGGATGATGTTTTATATCCTGTAAAAGATTATCAGTTGCAGGTGTATTATCTCTTTGCCCAATTTATTGAGTATGGTGAACAGCTGGATGCCGGGGAGATCATTCTTTTTATGAATGAGACTTATCTGAAAGACGGTGCTGAAGATATTTTTGCTAAAACAGCTGCGAAATTTGAGTTACCCCAGAAATATATAATCAATTTTGATTTGTTACAGCAAAATGCAAAATTACCCTTGAAATTATTGCTTTTTGCTCCAGTACTGGATTTTCTTAAAGAGATCCGTGCCGCAGGGAAGCCTATCTTTTTATTGGTAGACGGAGATCCTGTTCAACAGTTAAACAAGATAAGACAAATGGAATGGAATGGGCTGGAACAATTTCTTACGGTCTATTTTAGTGCCGAAACCGGAACCTTTGAACAGACACTGGATATGCTTGTTATGAAACATGATCTAAAAAAGAAAGAAGTTTTAGTCATAGGTAAAAGTCTGTATGACAACGTAGATAAAATTGAATTTTTATCTGTGGACCAACTTTGA
- a CDS encoding ABC transporter ATP-binding protein, with the protein MLKATGIRKAYGSLPILKGVDFEVAKGEIVSIIGASGAGKSTLLHILGTLDKPDEGIVELNGTQLAQLSGEPLSVFRNQNIGFIFQFHHLLPEFTALENICIPAFIAKKSKKEAESRAIELLELLGLKDRASHKPTELSGGEQQRIAVARALINNPAIILADEPSGNLDSANAESLHRFFITLRDNFKQTFVIVTHNKDLAEISDRVVTMKDGLIV; encoded by the coding sequence ATGCTAAAAGCCACAGGTATAAGAAAAGCTTATGGAAGTCTGCCGATTCTGAAAGGAGTAGATTTTGAGGTTGCCAAAGGAGAAATTGTCAGTATCATCGGGGCTTCGGGTGCAGGTAAGAGTACACTGTTGCATATTTTAGGCACACTTGATAAACCGGATGAGGGTATTGTTGAACTGAATGGTACTCAATTGGCTCAGCTTTCGGGTGAGCCGCTTAGTGTTTTCAGAAATCAAAATATTGGTTTTATTTTTCAGTTCCATCATTTGCTGCCAGAATTCACTGCACTGGAAAATATCTGTATTCCTGCTTTTATTGCTAAAAAAAGCAAGAAGGAAGCTGAAAGCCGTGCTATAGAGCTCCTAGAGTTACTTGGGCTGAAAGATCGTGCTTCACATAAACCAACAGAATTATCGGGAGGAGAGCAGCAGCGGATTGCTGTTGCAAGGGCATTAATTAATAATCCTGCTATTATCCTGGCTGATGAACCTTCCGGAAATCTGGATTCAGCAAATGCGGAGTCGTTGCACCGGTTTTTTATTACACTGCGTGATAACTTTAAGCAGACATTTGTAATTGTAACGCATAATAAAGACCTGGCCGAAATCAGCGACCGGGTAGTCACCATGAAAGATGGTTTAATTGTATAA
- a CDS encoding S41 family peptidase has protein sequence MRTNLLNNRLTVCALFLFVVISSSCKKSPKPEVTNNTNGRSGDTPAGTRTQLTLDSLYLYAQQIYYWNDALPDYSAFNPRQFSGKSQPIDNYDDELFAISQLKINPATGKSYEYNGFGYPKYSRIDDLTQANPSTTASIKSADVDVDNNGYDVGIRPVFYTFSNSDKYELFVTAVYPGSPAAAAGVKRGWLITKVNGSAVGASYTKESKSVFNSFSASSVTIEGFNAIDRVPFSMTLNRASYKSSPVYAAKVIARGGKKIGYLAFARFSSLSSKDGSNDMYLDPVFADFSSQGVTDLIIDLRYNGGGYVNTAAYLTNLIAPSGTNGQVMFTEIYNATMQAGKASILSNQPLIGIDGKILYQNGRMLTAADDNYTPAANTTKFSKKGSLGGVNNVVFIVSRNTASASEIVINCLKPYMNVKLVGDTTYGKPVGFFPVTLENRYQVFMPNFETKNARNEGGYYTGIKPDVLDEYDDPEYVFGDERENYMSKALNVLAPSGTTTQGVASTGSRRANTESFRSQQIKPVNPNSEFVGMIERRHLPKK, from the coding sequence ATGAGGACTAATTTACTAAACAATCGTTTGACGGTGTGTGCGTTGTTTCTTTTTGTCGTGATTTCCAGTTCATGTAAGAAAAGCCCTAAGCCGGAAGTGACAAATAATACAAATGGCAGAAGTGGAGATACCCCAGCCGGCACAAGGACACAACTAACACTGGATTCACTCTATTTATACGCACAGCAGATTTATTACTGGAATGATGCACTTCCTGATTATAGTGCTTTCAATCCGAGACAGTTTTCTGGTAAATCACAGCCAATAGACAATTATGATGATGAGCTGTTTGCGATCAGTCAGCTGAAGATAAATCCGGCGACAGGCAAATCCTACGAGTACAATGGATTTGGATATCCTAAATATTCAAGGATAGATGATCTTACTCAGGCCAATCCAAGTACTACAGCTTCAATAAAGTCTGCAGATGTAGACGTAGATAATAATGGTTATGATGTAGGTATCAGACCTGTTTTTTATACTTTCAGTAATTCTGATAAGTATGAACTATTTGTTACTGCAGTTTATCCGGGTTCGCCGGCTGCTGCTGCTGGTGTTAAACGTGGCTGGTTAATCACGAAGGTTAATGGGAGTGCTGTGGGTGCCAGCTATACCAAGGAATCGAAGTCAGTATTTAATTCATTTTCTGCATCGTCTGTGACAATAGAAGGTTTTAATGCTATTGACAGGGTTCCATTCAGTATGACACTAAACCGTGCTTCTTATAAGAGCAGTCCTGTTTATGCAGCAAAAGTTATCGCCAGAGGAGGAAAGAAAATAGGATATCTGGCTTTTGCAAGATTTTCTTCTTTATCCAGTAAGGATGGATCGAATGATATGTATCTGGATCCGGTTTTTGCGGATTTTAGCAGTCAGGGAGTGACTGATTTGATTATCGATTTAAGATATAATGGTGGGGGATATGTCAATACTGCAGCCTATCTGACTAACCTGATTGCTCCATCTGGTACTAACGGACAGGTTATGTTTACTGAAATTTATAATGCAACAATGCAGGCGGGTAAAGCATCTATTCTTTCCAATCAGCCTTTGATAGGTATTGACGGGAAAATATTATATCAGAATGGAAGAATGCTGACTGCTGCTGATGATAATTATACGCCGGCCGCCAATACAACTAAGTTCAGTAAAAAAGGAAGTCTGGGCGGAGTAAACAATGTAGTCTTTATTGTATCCAGAAATACAGCATCAGCAAGCGAGATTGTAATTAACTGTCTTAAACCTTATATGAATGTGAAATTGGTAGGAGATACTACTTATGGGAAACCTGTAGGGTTTTTCCCGGTTACACTGGAAAACAGGTATCAGGTATTTATGCCAAACTTTGAGACTAAAAATGCAAGAAATGAAGGTGGATACTATACCGGGATCAAGCCTGATGTATTGGATGAATATGATGATCCTGAATATGTTTTTGGAGATGAACGGGAAAACTATATGTCTAAGGCGTTGAATGTACTTGCGCCTTCGGGTACTACTACACAGGGTGTAGCCAGTACGGGCAGTAGAAGAGCTAATACAGAAAGTTTCAGAAGTCAGCAGATTAAACCAGTTAATCCTAACAGTGAATTTGTAGGAATGATTGAAAGAAGGCATTTGCCGAAGAAATAA
- a CDS encoding sigma-70 family RNA polymerase sigma factor, protein MRQLKITQSITNRESQSLDKYLHEIGKVDLITAEEEVILARKIREGDQAALERLTKTNLRFVVSVAKQYQNQGLTLGDLINEGNLGLIKAAKRFDETKGFKFISYAVWWIRQSILQAIAEQSRIVRLPLNQVGSLSKISKAFSKLEQEYEREPSPEELADILETTVDKISDTLSNSGRHVSMDAPFVQGEENTLLDVLENHEPNTDSSLINESLSEEIKRSLSTLTEREREIIVLFFGLSTNHPLSLEEIGEKFNLTRERVRQIKDKALQRLRHTSRSKILKSYLG, encoded by the coding sequence ATGAGACAACTCAAAATTACCCAATCCATAACCAATCGCGAGAGTCAATCTCTAGACAAATATCTTCATGAGATTGGTAAGGTAGACTTAATCACCGCAGAAGAAGAAGTAATACTGGCAAGAAAGATACGCGAAGGTGATCAGGCCGCTCTGGAGCGTCTGACAAAGACCAATTTACGTTTCGTAGTTTCTGTAGCTAAGCAATACCAGAATCAGGGATTAACTTTAGGTGATTTAATTAATGAGGGTAATCTTGGACTGATCAAAGCGGCTAAACGTTTTGATGAGACTAAAGGTTTCAAGTTTATCTCTTACGCTGTATGGTGGATCCGTCAGTCAATTTTACAGGCTATCGCTGAACAAAGTCGTATTGTACGTCTTCCATTAAACCAGGTCGGCTCACTGAGTAAAATCAGTAAAGCATTCTCTAAATTAGAGCAGGAATATGAACGTGAGCCTTCTCCTGAAGAGCTGGCTGATATTCTTGAAACAACCGTTGATAAGATTTCTGATACTTTGAGTAATTCAGGAAGACATGTTTCTATGGATGCTCCTTTCGTTCAGGGTGAAGAAAACACGCTACTGGATGTTTTGGAAAACCATGAGCCTAATACTGACAGCAGTTTAATCAACGAATCACTTTCTGAAGAGATCAAACGTTCTCTATCTACATTAACAGAGCGTGAACGTGAAATCATCGTTCTTTTCTTTGGCTTAAGTACTAATCACCCGCTTTCTCTGGAAGAAATCGGTGAGAAATTCAACTTAACCCGTGAACGTGTCCGTCAGATCAAAGACAAAGCATTGCAACGTCTGCGTCATACTTCACGTAGTAAAATATTAAAATCATACTTAGGTTAA
- the sucC gene encoding ADP-forming succinate--CoA ligase subunit beta has protein sequence MNIHEYQGKEILKSFGVAVQEGIVAETVEQAVEAAKKMKADYNSDWVVIKAQVHAGGRGKGGGVKLAKNLDEVKQRATDILGMQLITPQTSAEGKTVHKILVAQDVYYPGASETKEFYVSVLLNRANGRNIIMYSTEGGMDIEEVAEHTPHLIFKEEIDPKVGLQGFQARKIAFNLGLSGAAFKEMVKFVTALYKAYDNTDSSMFEINPVLKTSDDKIIAVDAKVDLDENALFRHPDYAAMRDKLEEDPTDVEASESNLNYVKLDGNVGCMVNGAGLAMATMDIIKIAGGEPANFLDVGGTANAQTVKAGFNIILKDPNVKAILINIFGGIVRCDRVAQGVIDAYKEIGDIPVPIICRLQGTNAVEAKKLIDESGLKVFSAIALKDAAALVTKVLA, from the coding sequence ATGAATATACACGAATATCAAGGTAAAGAAATACTTAAAAGTTTTGGTGTTGCCGTACAAGAAGGCATAGTTGCCGAAACTGTTGAGCAGGCTGTAGAAGCTGCTAAAAAAATGAAAGCAGACTACAACTCTGACTGGGTAGTAATTAAAGCACAAGTACATGCTGGTGGAAGAGGTAAAGGTGGTGGTGTTAAGTTGGCTAAAAACCTTGACGAGGTTAAACAAAGAGCTACCGATATTTTAGGTATGCAATTGATCACACCTCAAACTAGTGCAGAAGGTAAGACAGTACACAAAATTCTTGTTGCTCAGGACGTTTACTATCCTGGAGCTTCTGAAACAAAAGAATTCTATGTGAGTGTTTTATTAAACCGTGCTAATGGAAGAAACATCATCATGTATTCTACCGAAGGTGGTATGGATATCGAAGAAGTTGCAGAACACACTCCTCACTTAATTTTCAAAGAAGAGATCGATCCTAAAGTTGGTCTTCAGGGATTTCAGGCACGTAAAATTGCTTTCAACCTTGGATTAAGCGGTGCCGCTTTTAAAGAAATGGTAAAATTTGTTACTGCGCTTTACAAAGCTTATGACAACACTGATTCTTCAATGTTTGAAATCAACCCGGTTTTAAAAACATCAGACGATAAAATTATTGCTGTTGATGCGAAGGTAGATTTAGACGAGAATGCTTTATTCCGTCATCCTGATTATGCAGCAATGCGTGATAAACTGGAAGAAGATCCTACTGACGTTGAAGCAAGCGAATCAAACTTAAACTATGTAAAATTAGACGGAAACGTTGGTTGTATGGTTAACGGTGCTGGTTTAGCAATGGCAACTATGGATATTATCAAAATTGCAGGTGGTGAGCCGGCTAACTTCCTTGATGTAGGTGGAACAGCTAATGCACAAACTGTAAAAGCTGGTTTTAACATCATCTTGAAAGATCCAAATGTTAAAGCTATCTTAATTAACATCTTTGGTGGTATTGTTCGTTGTGACCGTGTTGCCCAGGGTGTTATTGACGCTTATAAAGAAATCGGAGATATTCCTGTTCCAATTATCTGTCGTTTACAAGGTACAAACGCCGTTGAAGCAAAAAAACTAATTGATGAGTCTGGCCTGAAAGTATTCTCAGCAATTGCTTTAAAAGATGCTGCTGCTTTAGTTACTAAAGTTTTAGCTTAA
- a CDS encoding potassium channel beta subunit family protein, with protein sequence MEYRRLGKSGLQLSALSLGSWLTFGQQISDKVADELMGIAYDAGVNFFDNAEGYAAGKSEEVMGKIIKAHGWERESYVVSSKVFFGTENKGPNRIGLSRKHVIEACHGALKRLQVDYLDLYFCHRPDKQTPIEETVWAMNTLLQQGKILYWGTSEWSASEIMEAIRVARQYNLIGPTMEQPQYNLIERNKLENEYLMLFKEYGMGTTIWSPLASGILSGKYTSGKAKDTRLDMKGLEWLKESALTEVKLAKVEKLQSYADELAIPMAKLSLGWCLKNPNVSSVILGASKTEQLKENLTTLEVLPLLTDEVMANIDRIMWTRPTLPHF encoded by the coding sequence ATGGAATACAGACGATTAGGAAAATCCGGGTTACAATTGAGTGCACTTTCTTTAGGTAGCTGGCTGACATTTGGTCAGCAGATCAGTGATAAAGTAGCTGATGAACTGATGGGAATTGCTTATGATGCCGGTGTAAACTTTTTTGATAATGCCGAAGGTTATGCTGCAGGAAAATCAGAAGAAGTAATGGGAAAAATTATTAAGGCACATGGGTGGGAGCGTGAATCTTATGTGGTTTCCAGTAAAGTCTTTTTTGGCACGGAAAACAAAGGTCCTAACCGTATAGGATTATCGAGAAAACATGTTATTGAAGCCTGTCACGGAGCATTAAAGAGATTACAGGTTGATTACCTGGATTTATATTTTTGTCACCGTCCTGATAAACAAACTCCTATTGAGGAAACGGTGTGGGCAATGAATACTTTATTGCAGCAAGGCAAGATTTTATACTGGGGAACTTCGGAATGGAGTGCATCAGAAATTATGGAGGCTATCCGGGTTGCCCGTCAGTATAACCTGATAGGCCCGACAATGGAGCAGCCTCAGTATAATCTTATAGAGAGAAATAAACTTGAAAATGAATATTTGATGTTGTTCAAAGAGTACGGTATGGGTACTACCATCTGGTCGCCTTTGGCTTCGGGAATACTTTCGGGTAAATATACATCGGGTAAAGCTAAGGACACCCGTCTGGATATGAAAGGATTGGAGTGGTTAAAGGAATCTGCACTAACAGAAGTGAAGCTGGCTAAGGTGGAGAAATTACAATCTTATGCTGACGAGTTAGCTATTCCTATGGCCAAACTATCATTGGGCTGGTGTTTGAAAAATCCAAATGTAAGTTCAGTAATATTAGGTGCTTCAAAAACTGAACAGTTGAAAGAAAATCTGACTACTTTGGAGGTATTGCCTTTACTGACGGATGAAGTAATGGCAAACATTGATAGAATTATGTGGACCAGACCTACATTACCTCATTTTTAA
- a CDS encoding M28 family peptidase: protein MKLYLLLPLAFTLGCNAVKTSNQPSHADQLINDVKILSSDAYEGRKTGTKGAELARTYIAKRFKEIGLRSYSCFNGYQQSFNFSGIDDPKITGKNMIGYIKGTTSKVIVISAHYDHLGVINGKIYNGADDNASGVAGLLKIATHYARNKPMYTLIFAAFDAEEFGRKGSEYFVNHPPVDLKKIKLNLNLDMISHNDKGELYAAGTYKYPQLKNYIATTNPDLKILFGHDNSKLAADDWTEQSDQAAFNAKNIPFIYFGVEDHKDYHKASDKFENLNQTFFINAANGILEITDNFDKERTVEKILRDRLQSKRR, encoded by the coding sequence ATGAAATTATATTTGCTATTACCCCTGGCATTTACTCTGGGTTGCAATGCAGTAAAAACATCCAATCAACCCTCTCACGCTGACCAATTAATTAATGATGTAAAGATTCTTTCTTCAGATGCTTACGAAGGCAGGAAAACCGGAACAAAAGGTGCCGAATTAGCAAGAACATATATAGCTAAGCGATTCAAGGAAATTGGCCTCAGATCTTATTCATGCTTTAATGGTTATCAGCAATCATTCAATTTTTCAGGTATAGATGATCCAAAAATCACTGGAAAGAACATGATTGGTTATATCAAAGGTACAACCAGTAAGGTTATCGTAATTTCTGCGCATTATGATCACTTAGGTGTGATTAACGGAAAGATTTATAATGGTGCCGATGACAATGCTTCTGGCGTTGCAGGACTCTTAAAAATAGCTACACACTATGCAAGAAACAAACCTATGTACACGCTGATCTTTGCAGCCTTTGATGCAGAGGAATTTGGCAGAAAGGGTTCTGAGTATTTTGTAAACCATCCACCGGTAGATCTTAAAAAGATCAAGCTCAATTTAAACCTTGATATGATCAGTCATAACGATAAAGGAGAATTATATGCTGCAGGAACCTATAAATACCCCCAGCTTAAGAATTACATTGCTACAACTAATCCCGATTTAAAGATTCTTTTTGGACATGATAACTCAAAACTGGCAGCAGATGACTGGACAGAGCAAAGTGATCAGGCAGCATTTAATGCAAAAAACATCCCATTTATCTATTTTGGAGTAGAAGATCATAAAGATTATCACAAAGCCTCAGACAAATTTGAGAACCTTAACCAGACATTTTTCATCAATGCTGCCAATGGCATTCTGGAAATCACAGATAATTTCGATAAAGAACGTACTGTAGAGAAAATATTAAGAGACAGGCTCCAGTCTAAAAGAAGATAA
- a CDS encoding glyceraldehyde-3-phosphate dehydrogenase: MFNKYQSEFQNWIEKEKKAVELLNVVGQLWFDRSIELVLFRKPLFDVGSSEILAHHQYAKEISGKDINIYETLELANEIAKCNLAPSRVDIGRLAAEWLDENNDFATMHDFVISKLSRHIGKDKISLLPKDVVLFGFGRIGRLAARELILQAGKGEQLRLRAIVTRTYSDEELIKRAELLRTDSVHGTFNGIIIEDFINKALIINGQTIYFIVANKPEDVDYTTYGIEDALLIDNTGVFRDREGLSRHLVSKGIAKVLLTAPAKGDIPNIVAGINDADFDFNKETIVSNASCTTNAIVPVLKVMDDAFGIEKGHIETIHSYTNDQNLLDNYHKKYRRGRSAALNMVITETGADKAVAKVIPHLGGKLTGNAVRVPTPNVSLAILNLSLNKVTSRDEVIDIIKQASLFGDLSEQIEFSISNELVSSDLIGNSHASIIDGPATIIAKDNKSVVIYTWYDNEYGYTRQVIRLAKKLAGVVRLTYY, encoded by the coding sequence ATGTTTAATAAATACCAATCCGAATTTCAGAACTGGATTGAAAAAGAGAAAAAAGCAGTTGAATTACTAAATGTTGTTGGCCAGCTATGGTTTGACAGATCTATTGAACTTGTACTTTTCCGCAAACCATTATTCGATGTAGGTAGCAGCGAAATCCTTGCTCACCACCAGTACGCTAAAGAAATTTCAGGCAAAGACATTAACATCTATGAGACACTGGAACTGGCAAATGAAATTGCAAAATGTAATCTCGCCCCTTCACGTGTTGATATAGGAAGACTAGCAGCTGAGTGGCTGGATGAAAACAATGATTTTGCAACAATGCATGATTTTGTAATCAGCAAACTTAGCCGTCACATTGGTAAAGACAAAATCAGTCTGTTACCAAAAGACGTAGTTTTGTTTGGGTTTGGAAGAATTGGAAGACTGGCAGCGAGAGAATTAATTCTTCAGGCTGGTAAAGGTGAACAACTCAGACTCCGTGCTATTGTAACCAGAACCTACAGTGATGAAGAACTGATCAAACGTGCAGAATTATTACGCACAGATTCAGTTCATGGTACTTTTAATGGAATCATCATTGAAGATTTCATTAATAAAGCGTTAATCATTAATGGCCAGACCATCTATTTTATCGTTGCCAATAAACCCGAAGATGTAGATTATACAACTTATGGTATTGAAGACGCATTATTAATTGATAATACAGGTGTGTTCCGTGACCGTGAAGGCCTGAGTCGTCACCTTGTATCCAAAGGTATTGCCAAAGTATTACTGACAGCACCAGCCAAAGGTGATATTCCAAATATAGTTGCCGGAATCAATGATGCTGACTTCGACTTTAACAAAGAGACTATCGTGTCAAATGCATCCTGTACTACCAATGCCATTGTTCCGGTATTAAAAGTTATGGATGATGCCTTTGGTATAGAAAAAGGCCATATTGAGACTATTCACTCTTATACAAATGATCAGAATTTATTAGATAATTATCATAAAAAATATCGTCGTGGCAGATCTGCGGCTTTAAATATGGTTATTACTGAAACTGGAGCAGACAAAGCAGTAGCCAAAGTTATCCCACATCTGGGTGGAAAACTAACCGGGAATGCAGTACGTGTTCCTACACCTAACGTTTCACTGGCTATCCTGAATTTATCCTTAAATAAAGTTACTTCGAGAGATGAAGTAATTGATATCATCAAACAGGCGTCTCTTTTTGGAGATTTATCTGAACAAATAGAATTCTCAATCTCAAATGAGCTGGTAAGCTCTGATTTAATTGGAAACAGCCATGCTTCTATTATTGACGGCCCGGCTACAATTATAGCAAAAGATAATAAATCTGTAGTAATCTATACCTGGTATGACAACGAATACGGTTACACCAGACAGGTTATTCGTCTGGCTAAGAAACTGGCCGGCGTGGTACGTCTTACTTACTATTAA
- the asnS gene encoding asparagine--tRNA ligase, whose protein sequence is MIKREKIKSLLETTDFNREVTVMGWVRTFRNNQFIAINDGSCMGNIQIVVDFENTAEELLKRITTGAAIAVTGQLVESLGKGQRVDVKATSIEILGDSDAEKFPLQPKKHSLEFLREIAHLRFRTNTFNAVFKVRHALAFAIHQFYNERGFVYMHTPVITASDAEGAGEMFKVTTLDFDNTPRTEDGNVDFSEDFFGRATNLTVSGQLEGELAAMAFGQIYTFGPTFRAENSNTTRHLAEFWMVEPEIAFADLEDNMQLAEDMMKYIITYALENCKEEIEFLNNRLLEDEKTKPQQERSELSLIEKLNFCIGNDFVRLTYTEAIAILRSSKPNQKKQFKYLINEWGADLQSEHERFLVEKHFKKPVILTDYPADIKAFYMRQNEPDAEGRKTVAAMDVLFPGIGEMIGGAQREERMDKLTQRMDEMNIPQEELWWYLDTRRFGSAPHAGFGLGFERLVLFVTGMTNIRDVIAFPRFPKNAEF, encoded by the coding sequence ATGATTAAAAGAGAAAAAATAAAAAGCCTGTTAGAAACTACTGATTTTAACAGAGAAGTGACCGTAATGGGTTGGGTAAGAACGTTCCGTAACAACCAGTTTATTGCCATCAATGATGGTTCCTGCATGGGAAATATTCAGATAGTTGTTGATTTTGAAAATACAGCGGAGGAATTATTAAAAAGAATCACTACCGGAGCAGCTATTGCTGTTACTGGTCAATTGGTAGAATCTTTGGGTAAAGGTCAGCGTGTTGACGTAAAAGCAACCTCAATAGAAATTCTTGGAGATAGTGATGCAGAAAAATTCCCTTTGCAGCCAAAAAAACACAGTCTTGAATTTCTTAGAGAAATTGCACACCTGCGTTTCCGTACCAATACTTTTAATGCTGTTTTCAAAGTGCGTCATGCACTGGCATTCGCTATACATCAATTTTATAACGAAAGAGGTTTTGTTTACATGCATACCCCTGTAATTACAGCTTCTGATGCTGAAGGTGCAGGCGAAATGTTTAAAGTAACCACACTTGATTTTGACAATACACCAAGAACTGAGGATGGAAATGTAGATTTTTCAGAAGATTTCTTTGGCCGTGCGACCAATCTTACTGTTTCCGGCCAGCTGGAAGGTGAACTGGCAGCCATGGCTTTCGGTCAGATTTATACATTCGGCCCGACTTTCAGAGCTGAAAATTCAAATACTACACGTCACCTTGCGGAATTCTGGATGGTTGAACCAGAGATTGCTTTCGCTGATCTGGAAGATAATATGCAGCTTGCAGAAGATATGATGAAATACATCATTACTTACGCATTGGAGAACTGTAAAGAAGAAATCGAGTTCTTAAATAACCGGTTGTTAGAAGACGAAAAAACCAAGCCGCAGCAAGAGCGTAGTGAATTGTCTCTGATTGAAAAACTAAACTTCTGTATAGGCAATGATTTTGTGCGTTTAACTTATACTGAGGCTATTGCTATTTTACGTTCTTCAAAACCTAATCAGAAAAAACAGTTCAAATATCTGATCAACGAATGGGGTGCTGACCTGCAGTCTGAGCATGAGCGTTTCCTTGTAGAAAAACACTTTAAAAAACCAGTTATCCTTACAGATTATCCGGCTGACATTAAAGCTTTCTATATGCGTCAGAATGAACCGGATGCTGAAGGTAGAAAAACCGTTGCTGCAATGGATGTTTTATTTCCTGGAATCGGTGAAATGATTGGTGGTGCACAAAGAGAAGAAAGAATGGACAAATTAACCCAGCGTATGGACGAAATGAACATCCCACAGGAAGAACTATGGTGGTATTTAGACACCAGAAGATTCGGTTCTGCTCCTCACGCCGGTTTCGGTTTAGGCTTTGAACGATTAGTTCTGTTTGTTACCGGTATGACTAATATCAGAGATGTAATCGCTTTCCCACGTTTCCCTAAAAATGCCGAGTTTTAA
- a CDS encoding helix-turn-helix domain-containing protein, whose product MPIIINLDVMLAKRKVSLTELSLKVDITLSNLSILKTGKAKAIRLETLEAICKALDCQPGDILEYIP is encoded by the coding sequence ATGCCTATAATTATTAATCTGGATGTGATGCTCGCTAAACGTAAGGTATCTCTGACCGAACTGAGCCTGAAGGTTGATATCACCCTTTCTAATCTTTCTATATTAAAAACCGGAAAGGCTAAGGCTATCAGGCTGGAAACCCTGGAAGCTATCTGTAAGGCACTGGATTGTCAGCCGGGAGATATCCTGGAATATATCCCATAA